A single region of the Microbulbifer sp. MKSA007 genome encodes:
- a CDS encoding cell division protein FtsQ/DivIB: MQQTLLSNPWITSASVSRRWPKGVEVDITEAQPLATWGKDKLLVASGDLLPRPSHMGVQSLPELAGDEELVERIMLQYRALAGLLTTRDMEVKRLSFDDLSGWHLELVSGIELKLGHDALLERVHRFLYLSRGVLAPHLQKVVSVDTRYSNAVAVQWKDEEK; encoded by the coding sequence ATGCAGCAGACATTACTGTCTAACCCCTGGATTACTTCCGCCTCGGTGAGCAGGCGTTGGCCGAAGGGTGTTGAGGTTGATATCACTGAAGCACAACCTCTCGCGACCTGGGGTAAAGATAAATTGTTGGTAGCGAGTGGGGATCTGCTGCCGCGTCCGTCACATATGGGGGTTCAGTCCCTGCCCGAGCTTGCCGGGGATGAAGAATTGGTAGAGCGGATTATGCTGCAATACCGCGCGCTTGCGGGGTTACTGACCACGCGGGATATGGAGGTTAAGCGGTTGTCATTTGACGACCTAAGCGGTTGGCATCTGGAGTTAGTGTCGGGAATTGAATTAAAACTTGGCCATGATGCTTTATTGGAGCGGGTACACCGTTTTCTGTATTTGAGTCGGGGTGTACTGGCGCCGCACTTGCAAAAAGTTGTCAGCGTCGATACGCGCTACAGCAATGCGGTAGCGGTTCAGTGGAAAGACGAAGAAAAGTAA
- the murC gene encoding UDP-N-acetylmuramate--L-alanine ligase has translation MSSVRTNEDKSYAVPAMRRIRRIHFIGIGGAGMSGIAEVLQNQGYEVSGSDLRESAVTDRLRKLGVKVQIGHSEENVRGVDVVVNSSAVHGDNPELIEAREKRIPIVRRAEMLGELMRYRYGIAVAGTHGKTTTTSLIASIFAADKKDPTFVIGGLVNAAGANAALGESRYLVAEADESDASFIHLQPMVTVITNIDADHMETYGGDFEKVKQIFIDFVHNLPFYGLAVVCGDDTNVQEVIPKFSRPVLTYGFDEGNDYRIVEVKQEPLRSHFTVQRPKGDLLQVSVNTPGIHNVLNATAAIAVASDEGVSDEAIRQGLIGFQGVGRRFQIYGDYAVSDDTEADKVMLVDDYGHHPREVAATVKTVRDGWPDRRLVMIYQPHRYTRTRDLFEDFVQVLSEVDKLILLDVYSAGEAPIAGADGRTLARSLRNRGQVDPIFMETIDQVPPVLADLLEPGDIVLTQGAGNVGALSQRLADWRLGERSGEG, from the coding sequence ATGTCTTCAGTGCGGACAAACGAAGATAAAAGTTATGCGGTACCGGCCATGCGCCGTATCCGCCGTATCCACTTTATTGGGATCGGTGGTGCCGGTATGAGCGGCATTGCAGAGGTATTGCAGAACCAGGGCTACGAAGTCTCAGGTTCTGACCTGCGTGAATCTGCGGTTACTGATAGATTGCGCAAATTAGGGGTTAAGGTCCAAATCGGACACAGCGAGGAAAATGTTCGCGGCGTTGATGTTGTTGTTAACTCCTCTGCCGTACATGGCGATAACCCGGAGCTGATTGAAGCGAGAGAAAAGAGAATCCCTATTGTACGCCGTGCCGAAATGCTCGGTGAACTGATGCGCTATCGCTATGGCATTGCTGTGGCGGGAACCCACGGAAAGACCACCACGACCAGCTTAATCGCCTCAATCTTTGCAGCAGATAAAAAAGATCCGACCTTTGTTATCGGTGGCCTGGTCAACGCTGCCGGTGCCAATGCTGCCTTGGGCGAAAGTCGCTATCTAGTGGCTGAAGCTGATGAGAGCGATGCGTCTTTTATTCACTTACAGCCGATGGTGACGGTGATTACCAATATCGATGCGGACCATATGGAAACTTATGGTGGCGACTTCGAAAAGGTGAAACAGATCTTTATTGATTTTGTACACAACCTGCCATTTTACGGTCTGGCGGTAGTTTGCGGGGATGATACCAATGTTCAGGAAGTCATCCCCAAGTTTTCCCGCCCGGTTCTGACCTATGGATTTGATGAGGGTAATGACTACCGCATCGTTGAAGTAAAGCAGGAACCTCTGCGCAGCCATTTCACGGTACAGAGACCCAAAGGTGATCTATTGCAGGTTTCTGTGAATACACCGGGTATTCACAATGTTCTCAATGCGACTGCAGCAATTGCTGTAGCTAGTGATGAAGGCGTTAGTGATGAAGCAATTCGCCAAGGTCTAATAGGCTTCCAGGGCGTTGGTCGTCGATTCCAGATCTACGGTGATTATGCCGTTAGCGATGATACCGAAGCTGATAAGGTGATGTTGGTAGATGACTACGGCCACCACCCACGTGAGGTAGCCGCTACTGTAAAGACAGTTCGAGATGGCTGGCCGGATCGTCGCTTGGTAATGATTTATCAGCCCCACCGTTATACCCGTACACGGGACTTGTTTGAAGACTTTGTTCAGGTCCTCTCTGAAGTGGATAAGTTGATTTTGCTGGATGTATACAGTGCGGGTGAAGCGCCAATTGCCGGTGCCGATGGCAGAACGCTTGCGCGAAGTTTACGCAACAGGGGACAGGTAGATCCGATTTTTATGGAAACTATCGATCAGGTTCCCCCGGTATTAGCTGATCTGTTGGAGCCAGGTGATATTGTCCTGACCCAGGGAGCTGGCAACGTCGGAGCACTTTCGCAAAGGTTGGCTGATTGGCGCTTGGGCGAGCGCAGCGGCGAGGGCTAA
- the murG gene encoding undecaprenyldiphospho-muramoylpentapeptide beta-N-acetylglucosaminyltransferase, whose translation MSEVNKRFSGKKFLLMAGGTGGHVFPALAVAKALQEQGAVVEWLGTARGIESRLIPAANIPLHCIKVEGIRGKGKLALLKAPLQILRAIAQARTVVKQVQPDAVLGFGGFATGPGGVAARLRGIPLIIHEQNAVAGTTNRLLARISSQVLEAFPSGLPGARQVGNPVRKEIAELPEPETRIGSQSSLRLLVLGGSLGAVAINELVPKAIALLKPSLRPVVVHQAGERHLQAAKDAYKEAAVEAEVLPFIADMAEAYRSADLIICRSGALTVSEISAAGVGAIMVPFPFAIDDHQTRNGEWLQNAGGAIVMQQREMDEQKLSGLLQSLLEDRQKLLQMATSARRAAKTDATEQVVNACREELASAR comes from the coding sequence ATGTCTGAAGTAAATAAGCGTTTTTCTGGAAAGAAGTTTTTGCTGATGGCCGGTGGTACCGGCGGTCATGTGTTCCCAGCGTTGGCTGTGGCTAAAGCGTTGCAAGAGCAGGGAGCTGTTGTCGAGTGGTTAGGTACTGCCCGTGGGATTGAATCCCGTTTAATACCTGCGGCGAATATTCCTTTGCACTGCATTAAAGTGGAGGGTATTCGGGGGAAGGGAAAGTTGGCCTTACTTAAAGCCCCGTTGCAAATTTTGCGGGCAATTGCTCAGGCCAGGACAGTTGTTAAGCAGGTACAACCTGATGCAGTACTCGGCTTTGGCGGCTTTGCGACCGGCCCAGGGGGCGTTGCAGCCCGTCTCAGGGGGATACCGTTGATTATTCACGAGCAAAATGCTGTTGCCGGAACGACAAACCGCTTGTTAGCGCGGATTTCCAGCCAAGTGCTTGAAGCATTTCCCAGTGGGTTACCCGGTGCCAGGCAGGTGGGTAATCCAGTGCGCAAAGAAATTGCAGAATTGCCTGAGCCAGAAACACGAATTGGCAGCCAGTCGTCTCTGCGCCTTTTGGTATTGGGCGGTAGTCTCGGTGCTGTAGCAATTAATGAACTGGTTCCTAAGGCAATCGCATTGCTGAAACCCTCCCTGCGCCCGGTAGTGGTCCACCAGGCTGGAGAGCGCCACCTTCAGGCTGCCAAAGACGCCTATAAAGAGGCGGCAGTAGAAGCTGAGGTGCTCCCTTTTATTGCGGATATGGCTGAGGCCTACCGCTCTGCGGACCTGATTATTTGCCGTTCCGGGGCTTTGACTGTTTCTGAAATTTCAGCGGCGGGAGTCGGTGCAATCATGGTGCCTTTCCCCTTTGCAATTGATGATCATCAAACGCGTAATGGCGAGTGGTTGCAAAATGCTGGCGGAGCGATTGTTATGCAGCAGCGGGAAATGGACGAGCAGAAGTTATCCGGCTTGTTACAAAGCCTGTTAGAAGATCGTCAGAAACTATTGCAAATGGCGACCTCCGCGCGGCGCGCGGCAAAAACTGATGCGACTGAGCAAGTGGTTAACGCTTGCAGAGAAGAGCTGGCCTCGGCCAGGTAA
- a CDS encoding FtsW/RodA/SpoVE family cell cycle protein, translating to MVPVVILATVALLLLLQPDFGSVVVISGTVLAMVFLAGARLPHTFLLVAAAASGLALMALMSPYRLQRLLTFLDPWGDQFASGYQLTQSLIAFGRGEWFGVGLGNSVQKLFYLPEAHTDFIFAILAEEWGMLGGVVLVGLFVVLTYSLLRLVKEALVQEKFFVALLAFGMAVLLAGQAFVNMGVASGLLPTKGLTLPFVSSGGSSLIVCCALLGLAMRIRAELKEPAENGSGGLELLRQLPIFHSTKFSVKGSNGETV from the coding sequence ATGGTGCCAGTGGTGATTCTCGCAACGGTTGCTCTGTTACTGCTTTTACAGCCGGACTTCGGTTCGGTGGTTGTAATTTCAGGCACCGTGCTGGCAATGGTTTTTTTGGCGGGAGCGCGCCTCCCCCATACTTTTTTATTGGTAGCTGCGGCTGCGAGTGGACTGGCGTTAATGGCACTGATGAGTCCCTATCGCTTACAGCGATTGCTGACGTTTCTGGATCCTTGGGGGGATCAGTTTGCCAGTGGCTACCAACTTACCCAGTCCCTGATTGCATTTGGTCGCGGAGAGTGGTTTGGAGTTGGTTTGGGCAATAGTGTGCAGAAACTGTTTTATCTGCCTGAGGCTCATACGGATTTTATTTTTGCCATTCTGGCAGAGGAATGGGGAATGTTGGGTGGCGTAGTGCTGGTAGGGCTTTTTGTTGTTCTCACCTACTCACTGCTCCGCCTGGTAAAAGAGGCCCTGGTGCAGGAGAAATTTTTCGTTGCACTTCTAGCTTTTGGTATGGCAGTGCTATTGGCAGGACAAGCTTTCGTGAATATGGGCGTTGCTTCAGGCCTGTTGCCGACTAAAGGGCTAACGCTGCCATTTGTCAGCTCTGGTGGCAGCAGCCTGATTGTATGTTGTGCATTACTTGGCTTGGCGATGCGGATTCGGGCTGAACTAAAAGAGCCTGCTGAAAACGGAAGCGGGGGGCTTGAGCTTTTGCGTCAGCTGCCAATATTCCATTCAACCAAGTTCAGTGTGAAGGGCAGCAACGGAGAAACGGTTTGA
- a CDS encoding FtsW/RodA/SpoVE family cell cycle protein — protein MSAQVIKAQGSEWQDGLLLLSVLVLASIGVVMVASASIAFATDIYGDPWYFLRRHLAFLMVGGLAGFVVSQIPLSIWSRLSWPLLLFACLLLIAVLVPGIGREVNGSRRWLVFAGITVQPAEVAKFCLLVFLPVF, from the coding sequence TTGAGTGCCCAGGTTATCAAGGCTCAAGGTAGTGAATGGCAGGATGGGCTGCTGCTACTCAGTGTTCTGGTTCTGGCTAGCATCGGTGTGGTGATGGTTGCTTCAGCATCTATCGCCTTCGCTACGGATATTTATGGTGACCCCTGGTATTTCCTCAGGCGTCATTTGGCTTTTTTGATGGTTGGCGGATTAGCTGGATTTGTCGTTAGTCAGATTCCCCTGTCAATTTGGTCGCGACTGTCCTGGCCATTATTACTGTTTGCTTGCCTGTTATTGATTGCAGTGCTTGTGCCGGGGATTGGACGGGAGGTGAACGGTAGCCGGCGTTGGCTGGTATTTGCAGGCATAACTGTGCAACCCGCGGAAGTGGCTAAGTTCTGTCTGCTAGTTTTTTTGCCAGTTTTTTAA
- the murD gene encoding UDP-N-acetylmuramoyl-L-alanine--D-glutamate ligase, with protein sequence MSLIATSSQQKVVIGLGATGKSVVRYLLRHGHTPVVADSRDNPPGLEAFRQEFPEVAVETGPLRPGTILAASLIIASPGVALAEPVLQQAIADGIPVVGDIELFAQALTRMQSTAKLAAITGSNGKSTVTTLLGEMVEEAGLIVDVGGNIGVPVLDLLEKPLPDIFVLELSSFQLETTYSLAPTVATILNMSADHMDRYPSMVEYHRAKQRIYRGADQFVINRADPLSQGPLSRERREWSFGLDQPDLNQFGLRLHEGQNWLARGTEVLMPVADLAMVGKHNIANGLAALAMGYALDLPTEAMLKVLRNFRGLKHRCERVADFEDVVYVNDSKGTNVGATQAALDGLATATSKIVLIAGGDGKGADFAPLRKSARALRALVCIGVDGDKIAGVFDGLCEIRRASTMAEAVVEARQLANGGDYVLLSPACASFDMYQNFEARGDDFRQAVLELCDTAGDSL encoded by the coding sequence ATGAGCCTGATCGCGACTTCTTCACAGCAGAAAGTGGTAATAGGTCTTGGCGCTACCGGAAAGTCGGTGGTGCGCTACCTGCTGCGTCACGGCCATACGCCGGTCGTGGCAGACAGTCGCGATAACCCGCCGGGGCTCGAAGCTTTTCGTCAGGAGTTCCCAGAGGTTGCGGTGGAAACAGGTCCATTGCGCCCGGGGACAATACTCGCGGCGAGCTTGATTATTGCCAGCCCCGGAGTTGCGCTTGCTGAACCCGTATTGCAGCAGGCGATTGCGGATGGGATTCCTGTGGTTGGGGATATTGAGTTATTTGCCCAGGCTCTGACTCGGATGCAGTCGACAGCAAAGCTCGCCGCGATCACCGGCTCCAACGGAAAGAGTACAGTGACCACACTCCTGGGGGAGATGGTTGAAGAAGCGGGGCTGATAGTTGATGTGGGTGGCAATATCGGTGTACCGGTGCTGGATTTGCTTGAGAAACCTCTGCCGGACATCTTTGTTTTGGAGCTTTCCAGTTTTCAATTGGAAACCACCTACTCGCTGGCGCCTACTGTAGCCACCATTTTAAATATGAGCGCGGACCATATGGACCGCTACCCCAGTATGGTGGAGTACCACCGGGCCAAGCAGCGTATTTATCGCGGAGCGGATCAGTTCGTGATAAATCGCGCGGACCCTTTATCCCAGGGGCCTCTTTCCCGAGAGAGACGGGAGTGGAGTTTTGGGCTTGATCAGCCGGATCTCAATCAGTTTGGCCTGCGCTTGCATGAGGGGCAGAACTGGTTGGCTCGAGGCACAGAAGTTTTAATGCCTGTGGCCGATTTGGCTATGGTGGGTAAGCATAATATTGCCAATGGTTTGGCAGCCCTGGCAATGGGCTATGCACTGGACCTGCCCACTGAGGCGATGCTAAAAGTTTTACGCAACTTTCGCGGGTTGAAACATCGCTGTGAGCGCGTGGCTGATTTTGAAGATGTTGTTTATGTTAACGATTCAAAAGGCACCAATGTAGGAGCAACCCAGGCGGCATTGGATGGCTTGGCTACGGCAACCAGTAAAATAGTGCTTATTGCTGGAGGGGATGGCAAGGGTGCTGATTTTGCCCCCTTACGGAAAAGTGCAAGAGCACTCCGGGCTCTGGTTTGTATCGGTGTAGATGGAGACAAAATAGCAGGTGTCTTTGATGGCCTGTGTGAGATTCGCAGGGCTAGCACAATGGCAGAGGCCGTCGTTGAGGCCAGACAATTAGCCAATGGCGGTGACTATGTATTGTTATCACCGGCATGTGCCAGCTTTGATATGTACCAGAACTTTGAAGCCCGCGGTGATGATTTTCGCCAGGCCGTTCTGGAATTATGCGATACCGCTGGTGACTCCCTTTGA
- the mraY gene encoding phospho-N-acetylmuramoyl-pentapeptide-transferase gives MLLWLAELLQQHVSGFSVFNYLTVRAILAALTALGISLLVGPRMIHWLNHLQVGQAVRDDGPQSHLSKSGTPTMGGTLILASIFASALLWSDLSNRYVWVTLLVTFVFGAVGFVDDYKKVVYKNPRGLIARWKYFWQSVAGLGAAIYLYMSASSPAETQFFVPFFKDVAINLGPISFILLTYFVVVGSSNAVNLTDGLDGLAIMPTVMVGGALGVIAYLSGHMEFADYLHIPAIPGAGELAVFCAALGGAGLGFLWFNTYPAQVFMGDVGALALGAALGIIAVITRHEIILFIMGGVFVMETVSVILQVASFKLTGKRIFRMAPLHHHFELKGWPEPRVIVRFWIITVILVLAGLATLKIR, from the coding sequence ATGCTGCTTTGGCTAGCGGAGCTATTACAACAACATGTCAGCGGATTTTCGGTATTTAACTACCTGACAGTGCGCGCAATTCTTGCTGCTTTGACGGCTCTGGGTATTTCATTACTTGTGGGTCCGCGCATGATTCACTGGTTGAACCATTTACAGGTGGGGCAGGCTGTTCGCGATGATGGTCCACAAAGCCATTTGAGTAAATCTGGCACCCCGACTATGGGCGGCACCTTGATTCTCGCCTCAATTTTTGCCTCAGCCCTACTCTGGTCTGACCTCAGCAATCGTTACGTGTGGGTTACTTTATTAGTTACCTTTGTTTTCGGTGCTGTGGGCTTCGTGGATGACTATAAAAAAGTCGTTTATAAAAACCCCCGTGGCCTTATTGCTCGCTGGAAATATTTCTGGCAATCCGTTGCCGGGTTGGGTGCAGCTATTTATCTGTATATGAGTGCTTCAAGCCCGGCAGAGACCCAGTTTTTTGTTCCCTTTTTTAAAGATGTTGCGATAAACCTGGGACCGATATCTTTTATATTGCTGACCTACTTTGTCGTTGTTGGCTCCAGTAACGCGGTTAACCTGACTGATGGCCTCGATGGCTTGGCGATTATGCCTACTGTGATGGTGGGTGGAGCACTTGGGGTGATTGCTTATTTATCCGGCCATATGGAATTTGCTGACTACCTGCATATTCCCGCAATTCCAGGAGCTGGGGAGTTGGCGGTGTTCTGCGCTGCTCTCGGTGGTGCCGGACTTGGGTTCTTATGGTTTAACACTTATCCGGCCCAGGTGTTTATGGGGGACGTGGGCGCTCTGGCACTGGGGGCGGCGCTGGGAATTATTGCGGTAATTACCCGTCATGAAATTATTCTGTTCATCATGGGTGGTGTGTTTGTGATGGAGACGGTTTCCGTAATTTTGCAGGTGGCATCCTTTAAATTAACGGGGAAGAGAATTTTTCGCATGGCGCCTCTGCACCACCACTTTGAGTTAAAAGGGTGGCCGGAGCCCCGAGTCATTGTGCGCTTTTGGATTATTACCGTCATTCTGGTCTTGGCTGGTTTGGCAACACTGAAAATTCGATAA
- the murF gene encoding UDP-N-acetylmuramoyl-tripeptide--D-alanyl-D-alanine ligase, which produces MINSLTLQQLQSRFGGELINGSVEFELVCTDTRELDPKSLFVALVGENFDAHDFVGELDGQVLGLVVDREVPSCSLPQWRVEDTTVALGQIGLLCREQFDGPVVAITGSCGKTTVKEMLSAIFSQSHTPCVTEGNLNNQFGLPMTLFGLTAQHDVLILEMGANGPDDIGYLCSIGKPQVTAVNNVMPAHVEGFGSVDAIAKAKGQIYTSLDVSATAVINTDDGYANYWLENMPEGVKTLGIGLSNECAIHADNIVLNPNGCPSFDLVIEGVAHPVSLKLLGEHNVHNALVAAGCAFAAGIPAVEIISGLNTVTGVAGRLQEQAGIAGATVIDDSYNANPGSVGAAIDLLSQRSGKKILVLGDMAELGPDAEEMHRSVGALARERGLDALFTLGPLGTAASMAFSAGRQESLRNYREREPLVTALAQQLDEQTTVLVKGSRSARMELVAQALLGNSRGEK; this is translated from the coding sequence GTGATTAATTCCCTTACGTTGCAGCAACTGCAAAGCCGTTTTGGTGGTGAGTTAATCAATGGCTCTGTGGAGTTTGAACTGGTTTGTACGGATACCCGCGAGCTGGACCCCAAATCTTTATTTGTTGCTCTGGTTGGCGAAAATTTTGATGCTCACGACTTTGTCGGTGAGCTGGATGGCCAGGTATTGGGATTGGTCGTCGATCGTGAAGTACCCAGTTGCAGTTTACCGCAGTGGCGCGTTGAAGATACGACGGTCGCATTGGGACAAATTGGCTTACTGTGTCGTGAGCAGTTTGACGGTCCGGTTGTGGCGATCACAGGGTCCTGCGGTAAAACCACTGTTAAAGAGATGCTGTCTGCAATTTTTTCCCAGAGTCATACACCCTGCGTAACCGAGGGAAACCTGAACAACCAGTTCGGTTTACCCATGACTTTGTTTGGGCTGACAGCGCAACACGATGTGTTGATTCTCGAAATGGGAGCTAACGGCCCTGACGATATTGGCTACCTGTGTAGTATCGGCAAGCCGCAGGTGACGGCGGTAAATAACGTAATGCCAGCGCATGTCGAGGGCTTTGGCTCTGTTGATGCTATTGCAAAAGCCAAGGGCCAAATTTATACCAGTTTGGATGTATCGGCGACGGCGGTGATCAATACCGATGATGGCTATGCGAATTACTGGTTGGAGAATATGCCCGAAGGGGTAAAGACTCTGGGTATTGGCTTATCCAATGAGTGTGCTATCCATGCGGATAATATTGTATTGAACCCTAACGGTTGCCCTTCATTTGACTTGGTAATTGAAGGCGTTGCCCACCCTGTTAGCCTGAAATTGCTTGGTGAGCACAACGTTCACAACGCTCTCGTTGCTGCTGGATGTGCTTTTGCTGCGGGAATACCTGCGGTGGAAATAATCAGCGGACTTAACACGGTGACGGGGGTTGCTGGGCGCTTGCAGGAGCAGGCAGGTATAGCCGGTGCAACCGTTATCGATGACAGTTACAACGCGAACCCGGGCTCAGTAGGTGCGGCCATTGACTTGCTGTCACAGCGTTCAGGTAAAAAAATTCTGGTGCTGGGGGATATGGCCGAGTTGGGGCCGGACGCGGAGGAAATGCATAGAAGCGTTGGAGCTTTGGCACGAGAGCGGGGCTTGGATGCGCTGTTTACCTTGGGGCCGCTGGGTACTGCCGCCAGCATGGCCTTTTCTGCGGGGAGGCAAGAGTCGCTGCGCAATTATCGCGAGAGAGAACCCCTGGTTACTGCTCTCGCTCAACAATTGGATGAACAAACCACAGTTTTGGTTAAAGGATCACGCAGCGCCCGTATGGAATTGGTAGCGCAGGCACTGCTTGGCAATAGCAGAGGGGAGAAGTAA
- a CDS encoding UDP-N-acetylmuramoyl-L-alanyl-D-glutamate--2,6-diaminopimelate ligase has translation MSQREQHSVSIKELVPGYAGIPDISVTGIALDSRKIKAGDAFMALRGSVVDGREYIDAAITAGAAVVLADGDKLECKSRGDIQVVSVPGLAKRVGEIAARFHGNPSGEMHLVGVTGTNGKTTCAYLTSQLLARHFGSAALIGTIGNGVWKDNQIELQETGLTTPDPVSLQADFANYRDSGVAAAAMEVSSHSLSQGRVHGLIFDTAIFTNLSRDHLDYHGNMAAYGAAKEKLFGLPKLKRGIINLDDPFGAQLAERCKLRGLRVITYGLQAGDLYVADLRRHERGFSVKLNSPWGSGELHAPLIGDFNIHNALAVVAAAAAEGMPFEDILAAFPTIKAVPGRMERVLVEGSDDVGVLVDYAHTPDALRAALAAARPYCRGNLWCVFGCGGDRDTGKRAAMGRIASEMADRAIVTSDNPRSEEPQKIIDDILEGAASNIEVEIDRATAISQTVSAAQPGDIVLIAGKGHENYQIIGSEKIHFCDREQAAAALKARVDEPGQSSEGKESQGD, from the coding sequence GTGAGTCAGCGCGAACAACATTCTGTTTCTATCAAAGAATTAGTGCCGGGATACGCCGGTATTCCCGATATTTCTGTCACTGGTATTGCCCTGGATAGCCGCAAGATAAAAGCGGGCGATGCATTTATGGCCTTGCGCGGTTCTGTGGTCGATGGTCGGGAATATATCGATGCGGCAATTACTGCAGGTGCTGCGGTAGTGCTTGCCGACGGCGACAAGTTGGAATGTAAAAGCCGTGGTGATATCCAGGTGGTCAGTGTTCCCGGTCTGGCAAAGCGGGTAGGGGAAATTGCCGCGCGCTTCCACGGTAATCCCAGTGGTGAAATGCACTTGGTTGGAGTGACTGGCACTAACGGTAAAACCACTTGCGCCTATTTGACTTCCCAATTACTGGCTCGCCACTTTGGCAGTGCAGCATTGATAGGCACCATCGGCAATGGTGTCTGGAAAGATAACCAAATCGAATTGCAGGAAACGGGTTTAACAACGCCTGACCCGGTGAGTTTACAAGCGGACTTTGCAAATTATCGCGATAGTGGCGTTGCCGCTGCCGCAATGGAAGTTTCTTCGCATTCCCTTTCTCAGGGACGTGTGCATGGGCTGATTTTTGATACGGCAATTTTTACCAATTTGAGCCGCGATCATTTGGATTATCACGGCAATATGGCCGCTTACGGCGCAGCCAAAGAGAAACTTTTCGGACTGCCTAAATTGAAGCGAGGAATCATTAACCTGGATGATCCGTTTGGCGCCCAGTTGGCAGAGCGCTGCAAATTGCGTGGCCTGCGCGTTATTACTTATGGGCTGCAGGCGGGTGATTTATATGTTGCTGATCTGCGTCGCCATGAGCGCGGTTTTTCTGTAAAACTTAATTCCCCCTGGGGCAGCGGTGAGCTGCACGCACCCTTAATCGGCGATTTTAATATTCACAATGCCTTGGCTGTCGTAGCTGCTGCAGCGGCAGAGGGCATGCCTTTTGAAGATATTCTTGCCGCTTTCCCCACTATTAAAGCGGTACCGGGGCGTATGGAGCGTGTCCTGGTTGAGGGTTCCGATGATGTGGGTGTATTGGTGGATTATGCCCATACACCAGATGCTCTTCGCGCGGCTTTAGCCGCAGCGCGCCCTTACTGTCGCGGTAATTTGTGGTGTGTTTTTGGTTGTGGCGGTGACCGGGATACGGGTAAGCGCGCGGCGATGGGGCGTATTGCCTCCGAGATGGCGGACCGTGCCATTGTGACTAGCGATAATCCGCGTAGCGAGGAGCCACAAAAAATTATCGACGATATTCTCGAAGGGGCTGCCAGTAATATCGAAGTTGAAATTGATCGCGCGACAGCGATATCTCAGACGGTATCTGCAGCCCAACCGGGGGATATTGTATTGATCGCCGGTAAAGGGCACGAGAATTACCAAATTATCGGCAGTGAAAAAATTCACTTCTGCGATCGTGAGCAAGCTGCTGCAGCTCTCAAAGCCCGCGTGGATGAACCGGGCCAGTCAAGTGAAGGCAAGGAGAGCCAAGGTGATTAA